The following DNA comes from Poecilia reticulata strain Guanapo linkage group LG16, Guppy_female_1.0+MT, whole genome shotgun sequence.
GATTACAGTTCTGGTCTCATTTTCAATAACCCGAAATCAATATTCAAACAATTGTTAAGGAATCGTCTGTCATGAGGGGGGAAActacttcatgttttaaatataaccTTTCAGTGATGCAACTGTTGAACCTCACTATTAAATGCACGTGAGTGATGTGTAAAAGCACGAAATGCTTAAAATTCACACAGATCCACTGTGAGTGCCAGTCTGTCTTAcacatgttttcatcatttcacaTCTGTTGCATCTGTTCACTTTGCATGTCTCTCCACTGACTTCTTCACGCAGTGCACTCATTTCGCATCGTATTATTTCTACAGTCCTCCAAAGTTCTCAGATGAAACTAACTGGGCTTGTGTTGGTTGTTGGAGTAATCGGGAAGGCAGTTGTCATTGTATCACAAGACATTAAAGTTGCTCACTTTTTGAATATCATATTAGGTAATGTgcaacattttgtcacgtttctGCCtcattttgtatctttttttgtaGCCATTTTGGATGTCTTgaggtgtttttgtgttgcattatattttagatgtttaagTTAGGAATGGCTTTGGGATGAGAATCGCAAGAATCGTATAAGCTTACATATAATACACAAGGTTTGAACTTTGAAAGATAATGAATGCTAATGTTTTCTGAATATAAATGACTAGTGGTGAGGTTTTATGTGGTAGTATGGCTTTCTGCCCAGGGCGGCTCAGTTTAGGGAGAACCATAAGTCAGAAATATAATCTTGGTTTAACAAGCAGGCATCATTCTTGAAAGTAGACCCTCAGTGAAACTGAAGATAATGTTTTACACCGCATATGACTGCATGACGATCATCAAGGTTATATTTGATTTTCAACAAATTATTCAGCACAAAATTAAAGAGTAGTTGTTAAAGAGCAAATGTTGGTCATTTTTGCAGAAGCCTGAACTGCATTTGCCAGTCTCTAATTGAAAATTACACATATTAAGACTAGTGCTCagttgagtttgttttcagtggacAGGGATTTTGTACAAAATGACTTGAGATGTACAAAAGTTGTTcactgaaaatacaaaactaacATTTCCAGTCCATTGCACCAATTTAGATTTAGACAAGcatgaaaacaatatatttgtcCCAATGTAATAACATGAGTTGTGTTTTTTAGTTCTTTATGTTATCTACAGGTTATATGCTAACATAATATTTTGCAGAGCAGGTTTTCCAGTCGAGTGTGTTTGGTTGTGTGTGTACAACCAAACACACTCGACTGTGTTTGGTTGTACACTTTGTGCAGCCAAATTGGTCTTATTGAAGTGAGGAAAACGTGTATTacctttcagccagctgaccgaCTGTACACAGCAACAGCCTGGGGAGGAGCAGCTTTCTTCCTTAATGCTCCACACAGCATGATAtaacttcctctttttctttttctctggtAACTCATTTTAAGGATATTCAGCTTTAGAAACATTATGACTAAAAAATGTTAGCAGTTTCGAAACCATAATGTTTTTAAACCCTTGGTATACACTGATGGTAAGATTAATCCCTTTTATAGTTACGTTAAACATTTCGATGAAGCGGTAATGTAAGAGATTTACTCGACAATCTGTAGTCCTGCgtcaaaatgctaaaaacaatttgaaatcaGTCAGCTTGTTTGTCGTAAAAACTATTCATTTTTCatacagagaaataaagaaaacaaatcaattaatctgtgtgtatttttctttttgttgttgttctttatcAGCACTGTTTTCAAGAGTATTTCGTAAAGAGAGGCAACACGCACAGGTTTTTCCACAGCAGAAGGAGGAAGCCTTGCAGCAAGCGAGACTACCAATGCACATTCCCTCCTGTTCCCTcccctgcctgcctgcctgcctgtctgcctgctctgctctcctctACCACcccctctcctcttctctctcgGTCTGTATCTCACTCCAGCAGAAACACACTCTCTGCTGAGCGTGGGGGGATGGGCGCTCAGGCTCCTGCTCTCTTTCTCAGCCTGCTGCCATTGAActgaaccaaacagaaaattaaaacagactttATCTAGCTGAAATAAGACACGTAGGCAGCTTCAAAGTCTCTCAACGACTAAGAAGAATTAACCATCAGAGCTTGCTGTGCTCTACGggcaaatgaagcaaacattttttttttcttctttcctatCCTCTGGCAGCACAGGGTGTGTGCTCTGCATTGAGCAGGGGTGGAATGGAAATGAAAAGTGTGGAAGATAAGGAAATCAAAGGGTCTATTTTTTGGGgaggaataatttaaaaaaaataaaagtcatgaGATGCTCAGTTGTTCGATTGGGTATTGATATAAATTCTGATTTGGCATGTAAGTGGGACAAGAGTGgctttcagtttcttttctcACTCTagacacacgcaaacacacacacgcacaggcacacacacacaaaactgtctctcttgctctctcttttcacacacaaacacaccacacATCTACCTCTAGGGGGCttatagagggaaaaaaaggcaggaagtaCCAATGAGGAGGCATACTTGATCACATGtacaaacactgaaacacaatTTAACATTCTGCCTGACACACCCCCCTAATGCACACAGAGCTTTGCAGGCAGGAAGCTGTCCAGAGATAATTTGCAGCCACATCACACCACAGAGGGTTAATGTGATTTCCCACATTTGTGCGAGGCTCCTGAAGTGGATCACGCTTTATTTTAGTCTGACTGCAGCAGAGCGGgaaggcacacacacacacacacacacacacacacacacacacacacacacacacacacacacacacacacacacacacacacacacacacacacNacacacacacacacacacacacacacacacacacacacacacacacacacacacacacacacacacacacacacacacacacacacacacaaactatACCCAGTGATTAATGTGCGTCTTGGACTGTCTGTTTAATGGTGGTGCAAAATTCATAGATATgtaatttgttaaaacagatGTCGTATGGAAAAGGACACAACTGAAACTTGTGCTAATAGAAAAGAGTTTAAGCCAGATTTAGAAAAAGGGAATATCTTCCATCCCAAAGACCAGACACAGGGCCAGTTGTGCAGAAACACAGATTTAATGTGGCTTCCTCTCCCCGCCTGACTTAATTTTTCTGCTTTGGCAAAAGGAAAGAATTGGAGCAGACTTTTGAGGATCCGGGCGCAGGTTTCTGCAGGCACATATGCCATCTGCCGGCCAGAACCGAGTCAACACACAGCAGAAACTTTCAGCTATTGCTGCCTATCTGATGCGGTGCCTACGGCTTTGATTCGCGCTGGTTTGTGTTAACCAGTACTGTTCACTCCTTTAATGTTTAGCTGTTTTCAGATTACTTCAGCTTCAAAGAATTGTATTTGTAGCTGCTGGACTATGAATATTGAAGACGCCACCGCTTAATCTcgcatttatttcattttatttgggtaaaaagcaaaatgtaggTCTGCAGATATATTGTGAAATGAAGTCCACACTTATTTCAAGGGACAATATTGtacaaaatcaacatttttgagttttatattatgttataatgttatccactcatcaaaaacatacctggagtgtggagtgctttgattctgtcatgcatgtttgagaaatcctcgaatctcccgtggcaaccattcatgGTGCCTAAACGCTTTGCTCTCACGCTGctttttccacaaagctcctccagctccttcagactagcaccagctgcaattagcaaacacctggaagaACGGCGCACCTGCTGAGCTTAACATACAAGCTACTTCTAAGTGTGAAGGTAAAAACACTGTTAAACCCTTAGTCATGGCGAcgaaagaacaggagcttcttaaagagacagaggcctaaaTTCAAGTTTTCAGTTACATACacagagttttgttttggtgtcatCAGACCACACACTTTTAAATTGTGCTCTAGTTTGTGAGTGTTATGTGGTGCTACACCCGGCacgcacaaaaaagaaaagaaaaaaaaaatcaaaacaaagcttTTTACAAGTTTCAAAATTGtacattattctttttttttaattattataataacctttacattacaaaaaccaacacaaatgcTGCCAAAACTGGTCCAGTGGTGCTACAAATGCCTCCGGTTCTGTCCACTTCATTTGAGCTTTTCGTGTTACAGTTCCATCATTTCCTCCTCCACGGTCTTCTCACCCGTTTCAACATACCGCTCTTGCACTCCGAGAGTTCTAGGGGGGTCAGTTGTCAAGGGAAAGCACAACAAAGTCCCACGAATGTTCAGCGCACGTTATTATTacataatatttagtttgacatAACCGATACTTCTGGTGAGGTATGACCTAACGGCCAGAGCAtgttaaactttaatgtgtttagtTTGACTCTGAACCCAGATGAGTCACCCACTGCGGTGGCTGAGAAAGGATACGAGCTGAACTGGAAGTCTGCCCCCACAGCCGCTGACATCATCGCCTGCAGATTCCTCTCCTCCAGGTCTCCGAAGCAATACCCGTTGGCCTTGTCCACCGCCCGTAAGACCTGAATCATGCTGTCCTTGTCCTGAGGAGAGGAAAAGCAGTAGCATGTGATCCGGGGACTTCCCCGAAAGAAATTCAGAGAAACTATCCCCTGACAAAGCACGTGCCTAAAAATACTCTCACTGAAACCCTTGTCATACTTTGTATGAGGACGtttctatttgttgttttggcgtctgcagatttttttttttttagagagatTTTGATGCCTTTTGAGAACACAGTGATCAGGCTTCCTCAGTCCAAGTCTCAAGTTTGGCTTTGTGAGATAAATTAAGATACATAGGAAGCAACAAAAAGTTGGACTTCTGATAAAAAGAAGATGTTTTGCTCCGTTCTCACCTATTGTCAAAGATTAGACTTGCTTTAAACTCGCAACATGAggaataaaagtgtaaaaaaaaaaccacttgtAGTAGTAATaggtaaaatgaacatttacagTCCTAAGATGCTAAGATTCTGTATCAGAAGAAAACAACCAGATGATTCTTTGTTAATAACTCCTATCAGggaaaaatgcagcagaaagcaTAATGAATTTCCAACACTCCTGTCTCTTTACACATGACTGCTACCAGTCTTTAGCTTCAAAGGCTACAGGTTTATCACTGACCTATCTGGACATTCACAATGAGTGACTTTGAATTTCTCTGAAGGAGTGGATCATTTCATACATTACATAAAAGTACTCTTTGACTGTGAAGGAGCTCATTACTATCAAGTTACTATGAAGCTAATACTTTATAGCAAAACTGAAGACTTTACACCGCTGGCAAAAGTTGCTTGGTAAGACATTCTTAAAATGTACTCAGGATTATTACTGaagcaaaacactttaaaactgaTGGGAGCcacaaattaaagtaaaaaaaaagaaaaagaaaaatgttttagtataTAAGAGCACTAGTATATTAGAGCACTTTTACTGCtatgaaatacaaaaagcaaaaccttttattcgttatttttagaattatttttaatgattatatTATCCACAGcattaagttttaaattattccttattttaatctttttgcaataaaatctcTTAGAActgggtgctgtggtggtgcaggggcaaagcacaacccatgtcttgaggccttagtcctcatgccggtggtcgcaggttcgattcctggcctggtgacatttgccgcatgtcttccccctctctcataaccctctttcctgtcaaaccaCTTTCAAAAATCTCTTAGAACTGTGCGATATATCTAATAACAATCCTCATCACAATGCCAGTGAGTGCAATATCACAACTGCGAAAGACGTCTTGGATGAAACATGGAGTAGGATGTTATCGACTCAAGTGTCATCCCTTCATGCTCCAGTTAGACGGAGGCCAACTCCTTCTATTGTATGTTCGCAGCAGCTGAGACATTAAAGCTCACAGagtttttttgccacatttgtGAAACGACTGAAAGCCGCAGCGGTTACCTGCACATTGAGAGGCACGAAGGACACGAGGCCGTAGTCTTGGATAACTTCCGCTAACTTTTCGTTAAGATGGcgaaactttttaaagaaggGGTCTGCAGCCAAGTGATCGAGAAGATAGGTCAGGTCCATGACCTCCGTGTAGAAGTCAAGGTTGAATGCTGTAAAGCAAAAAGCGGAGCGTAAAGCCGTTTGACAGAAATTCCTCTTGCTTTCTCGAGTTATAATGCGAGTAACACTTTGCGTACCTAGTTTTCCATACTGCTCAATCAAGTCCATCTTGGAGAGGATGTTGACGTGAGGAAGCTCCACGTGCAGCATGGTGGAGAGAGACGTGCACAGCACCGAGATGAACTTGGCCGGGTCGGCACAGTAGTGAGAGTCTACAAGGTGCACTGCTGTGAGctgagcataaaaaaaaaataaataaaaaaaaacccacaaacagTGTGACAGAATGAGAATCAGTTCATATTTGGTCTAACACACTGGGAAAATACATTTCTCTGTGATTATATTTACAGTTGCTTTGTGTTATGCTTCTACAAGCTTCCAAATCTAGAGACTGGCATTTCTGTCCATTCTTTTTAAACTACACCACCACCAGTCTTTTGCaacttgtaacttttttttttttaacagggaTTGAGCTGTAGTAAACTCCATCGGCTTTGACCAGCTTCCAAGTCCctaccaaaacaaaagcatcaccACGTCTTACCATGGGGTGTGTTTTATCCCATAATGTGTAATGTTAGAGTTCCAGCACACACATTATTTTGAATGAAGTTCTTCACTTGTGTTTTATGGCAACCCTCTGTGGCCTGTACAGAACAGCTGGActtaaatattgatattaaagTATGCAGATGTAAACCCCGTTTACTAAAGAGCTGACTACTTCTGCACTGGGTTTTTCTCAGGAGTACTGGAGTGAAACGGGGATAGGTCTGTGGCAAGACACTGTATTTTGAAAGTGTTGCACAAAGAATGgggtcattatttattattggtAAATAATCTTACTCTGAAATTCCACTTGGCCAGCTGTGAGAATATATTCTTCACTGAACTCTGGTGGGTGTAAAGCTCCACCTGCCCAGGACAGTCAAACAAGAAGTAGCAGTCACTGTATTGTGTCAGCTTGCTCTCCAGCCAGTCCAGGTTGGCCTCCACGTACTCCATGCAGTAAAGAAGTCCACCATTAGGGCCGAGTTTCAGGTTCTCCATAACATCGTCCAGGGTGACCAGCTCCGAGACGTCCACTGCACAGGAATAAGGAATCCCTTCGTTGGCCGGGTCCATGTTCACCACCACCACCTTGCGTCCCAGGCTGGTCAGGAACTCTTGCATCCCCTGGCAGTAGGTGGTTTTACCCGAACCTGGTGGGCCGATGACCACCTGACCGAAGCGCAGGGAGGGTTTGAGTCCAGGCTGAGCGGACATGGTGTCAAGGTGTTACGAACTGGTTGTGCAGAAGCTCACGGTAACTGGGACCAGTCAGTCAGAGGGAGCAGATGTGGCAGCATCAGGCTGCGTTGCGACCGAGCAGCTACTACTGTTTGTTGCTTCTGGTAACAAAAAACAGGCACTAAAACCCGCTTCCTCGCAGTaacaactaaactaaaaataataacaataataaaaagtcCTGGACCTTCCTTCGAAAAATAAGTTGAGTAAATAACCTGACCGTGGAAGGTTTACGAAAAACCTCCAATTAAACGTTACCTAAATAACTTACTGAAATTTAAGACGAGCTTAAAATCTACAcctaaacaataaatatataccACATAACATCACATAAGTATTAAGCATGCGAACTTCAGCTGCTAGCTATCACGCTAAAGCTATGAATGACATCCGGGTTATTCGggctgcttttcaaaataaaacccgCCATTTCTTAATTCACACCATTCCGACGcacatttccttttaaaatgtaacaatttttaATACTAattctttaaacatttgtttttcaaattccacccttgttttaattaaacaacaAGTTCATTAAGAACTCACAGCAGGCATTTCAAAAGTGCGCTGTATTTAGtcaatttagaaattaaaaaaacacgCATCCAAATTATATTTATGGTGAAGAATTGGAGGGATAAAACGGTATAAAGAGAAGAGGAATGCAATCTTTAAAGTTAAGGTACTCTGTTGAATAGTAAACTTTATGTAATTCCCCCTACACCTGGACTCTGTCCAGGGAGGAAGAGCCTATAAATGGATATAATTTTTAAGTCTTGTCAAAAAGTCTCagctttctgtctctctgtgcaGTGATTTTCTTCCTGGGAGGTGAAACTGTACCCCAggttgtattgtttttttctctattttgttGGCCACTAGCAGGTTTTCTCAAAGGGCTGCTGTTTATTAGATCtgaccatttttttaatttattttttattcctgctgaaaacataaaaataaaaaaacattcccacatcataatgctgccactatCATATTTATAAGTGGGCCTAATGAGCTCTGGGggtttgttttcctccacacatttattagggtgtagaccaaaatctaaaatgttagtGTCAGCTGAGCAAAGGAGCTTCTGGGACATGTTTACTTTGGATTATGACAAACTGCAGATAATGGCTTCCTTCTTGTTATTCTTTAGTAAATGCCAGTTTCATAGTTTCAGTGCTGCAATTTAATATGCTAAATGAATATTACTTTGTGGAGCAACAGAGTCATTGTAAGGCACACAAAGGGAAAATAcagacacaaaattaaaaattttttgcattttttttattataaaaatctaataaataaatcgGAGCTATACATTTTGCAGATAGAGCAAGATGTCATCTTTTTGATCCGATGCTGCCACCTGGCTGCCAGCCTCTGTACTTCATGCTGGTGTTGGGTTGTCGCCTCCATAAGGTGTCGCCTTCATCTATGTCTTTGGGTTTGTCGTACACCGTGCCAATGAGATAATCTGTCCTGGCCTTCTTCACAGGATGCAACACCAACTTTTCTCCATGATatctgcagtaaaataaatccagaatTTGGTTTCTTCCACAATTGGATGATCCTTGAATTAAATCCTGTCAATTTATTGAGTCTCTTTCAAGTATTCACACTCACCCAAAGCCTCTTTTGCAGTGTGGATGTTGGCCCTCATTCTCCAGAGCTTCAGGAATTCCAACCTGGCTGCTTCCCAGCCCTTCGCCGTCCCTCCAGCCCTGCTGCTCCATCACTCGTCGGCCAAAGCCCTAATcacataaaagaaatgtgagcAATATTCACACACAGGAGAACAGCAACATACGAGTTAAATAAGCCTGCTTACTTTAGTAAACCTCTCAAAGCTGCCAATCGACTGATTGTGCCCTGATCCGTCTTCAACACCGTCCCTCAGCCTCTTCTCATAGCGCATTTTTATGTAGTCACGAGCGTCCATGTCGCCTCCATCTGTGAGAGGAACGGTTAGCATTATTCTATCAGGATAAAAGGAATGCTGTTTAATCCATTATGTAGTCAAGATGACAATTACAGGTGATAGAAACGGCTCAGATACCTTTGTCGTAGTAAATGCTCATGTCGACGTCCCAGTCGTCTGCCGTTTGCTCGTCAAAATCTACAAAAAGAGCAGATCCACGTTATTTTACAGGGAAGGTAGACATTAAATGCATCGTTTTTTTCCAGCTATTTTTGTGAGCAAAATGTGTTCATGTGCATCTcataaaagtaaactttttccacagaaaaacaaaatacacatttaactttttttgctatataattacagtaaaaaaaaaaaaatactagatGCACTGAACAACTTTTTTcactcaaaacattttcctgcaaaaaaaatctgtcatggAACAGAATGTGGAGAAATTCAagaattaaaacttttacaaggcactgtatATTTCCTACTTTGAGAATCATCTGGAAGAATTATATTTGCCGTTTTCCTTTCTtacctccctcctcctcctgccagTACTGAGCGTCGGTGTAGAAAACCAGACCAGAACCTCCTTTCTCCCACTTTAGCTCGATCTCTTCCTCATAAAGCCTCTCTTTGCTTCGCTCCTGGCTGGTCACGTCGTCATGCAGGGCCTCGTGGCGTTCCCACTCTTCACAGCGGTCGTCATCCTGCAACCAGGCATCATTTTATAAACCCAAATGAAAAGGTGATCATGTACCTTAACAAAAAGATTGGTTTTTAAATACTCTTAATAAAACGTACATCATCTGCATTTGACTGTGTGTCCTCCCCttcttctccctcttcttcatTCTGCGTGTCGTCAGCCTCCGTTGCGTGCACATCATCAGCCAGCGGTCTCCATTTTGATTTCGAAGACGGGGCCATCAGAGAGCCTGGCCCCGATATCTCGTGTCCGGCAGCTGTT
Coding sequences within:
- the gpn2 gene encoding GPN-loop GTPase 2 encodes the protein MSAQPGLKPSLRFGQVVIGPPGSGKTTYCQGMQEFLTSLGRKVVVVNMDPANEGIPYSCAVDVSELVTLDDVMENLKLGPNGGLLYCMEYVEANLDWLESKLTQYSDCYFLFDCPGQVELYTHQSSVKNIFSQLAKWNFRLTAVHLVDSHYCADPAKFISVLCTSLSTMLHVELPHVNILSKMDLIEQYGKLAFNLDFYTEVMDLTYLLDHLAADPFFKKFRHLNEKLAEVIQDYGLVSFVPLNVQDKDSMIQVLRAVDKANGYCFGDLEERNLQAMMSAAVGADFQFSSTLGVQERYVETGEKTVEEEMMEL
- the gpatch3 gene encoding G patch domain-containing protein 3 produces the protein MADCEAEPLVYLAIGNIPVAFHSADLRNYFSQFIESGGFHCFHYRHRPEVLREPEGSEPAVDQDGEKASSVSSEPHESTQNSCVSKTVAVRSCCCIVSVHAEHAERFIRMYAGNHWIDSKGNWLARRCAIRRTRVSHDKGEGSFPYKTKYEQRHHVSFTELFTEADLSRLPELNPPALMQNGNVGTPIKVFLQLIQSCRLPPRLIRKLGLTFPKTSSSRRYGNVPFLYHNTCTLPATEETVLTAAGHEISGPGSLMAPSSKSKWRPLADDVHATEADDTQNEEEGEEGEDTQSNADDDDDRCEEWERHEALHDDVTSQERSKERLYEEEIELKWEKGGSGLVFYTDAQYWQEEEGDFDEQTADDWDVDMSIYYDKDGGDMDARDYIKMRYEKRLRDGVEDGSGHNQSIGSFERFTKGFGRRVMEQQGWRDGEGLGSSQVGIPEALENEGQHPHCKRGFGYHGEKLVLHPVKKARTDYLIGTVYDKPKDIDEGDTLWRRQPNTSMKYRGWQPGGSIGSKR